In the genome of Stigmatopora nigra isolate UIUO_SnigA chromosome 7, RoL_Snig_1.1, whole genome shotgun sequence, the window TCAGCAGACAAACCAGGAGACGGATGACCACGCGAGAAGGCCAACACAGGTGCACTTTTCCTCACAAGACACACATGAATGAAGTTTCTGCGTCAAATCCCAAGTTGCTACAATAAACTTGAAACGACTGTATTTGATTCTAATGAAATCGGTTGGGTGAAACTAAAGAAAACATATATTTACAGTTTAACTACCAAGATTCTCTGACATCGTGGCGTGTTTCAAACGTTAGAAACGGCGGATGGAAGACCGCATCCAGGGTTGCCAGATGGAATAGCCAGTCTCAAACCCAACCACCGCACGAAACCTGCTCAGTTCAACAAAAACTAGACGAAATGACAACTATGACGTCAGTCTATGTTTTGATATTATAAcaagaaacaaataaacaagCTGGTAGACACATTGTAGAGGAATCATTGTTGTTTGGCCAAGAATGCATAACGGGAGATGTCGTTTGCCTATGAAAGTTTGTAACGAAAGTATTGTTTTCAGTTCAATAAACAATAATTAACCTTTTCGTGAACGAATTAAGTTTTTCCCCTCTTCTACTTGACCTCATTCATTTGACATTCAATTATGTTATCAATTTGGACatcacaaatataaatatataaaaaacgtGAATTTATGtattccttaaaaaaacattatttcatttttttattaaagtggATAAAGCCCAAATGTAATCAAACACCCCAATGGATTCGCCCAATCTCCCGATCTGGCAACGCTGAACGCAGCAGTAATACCCTCAATGCCTTAACGAGGTTAGAGCAGTCCATTTACACACTATTACGGGGAGAAGAGTCGCAATCATCGTCATTTTTTGCCTCTAATTCCTCACTCAAACTGGTTGAATACCAATAATTACAtcaatttattcataaaaaagtAATACTAAAGTTTGGTTGTAAAATTATGCACAAAAAGcgttaaatgaaatgaaaacgaATTCGTGTGTTACCCCTAAAAGGATGAGCCGTCCCTGTGAAAAACTCGCTTCCTGAAACCGATTTTTGGGAGAGGATGACCGGATTTTGGACTATTTAATTGCCTATTTTCAACATGTATGTAatctaatgtgatttttttggtaaCACAGACGGACACCAAAGAAATATGCATTTGTTAACGACTAAGGTGTAAAGGATTTGCGtcccatttaaaatataatcatTCGTGCTAGCCACTTGTGCTATCTAATTTTCAATGGCGTCTTAAGCTACTGTCCAACTATTGTTAGGGTTTGCATCATTCATATCTTTGGTTTATTTTGTTGAAATAGAAAGATCCGAAGTTATACATGCCAGTTTTGGAACACTAAACGAGGCCGAGTCATGAGCGCCGACGAGCGGAACCCGGCCGCCACACCCACCGCCTGCGAGGACACCCAGGGAGACGGACGATGGATGTCGATGGTGAATATATATTCATGTTTCATACCATGCATCCTCGTAAGgtttgcaaggggtgctggaccctatcccaggcGACTTTGAGCGAAAGGCAGACGACACCCTAGTATGATcacagtcagccgtagggcacgcAGAGACCAGACGACCATGCTGTGTATATTGTCAGGAAAATGGACAGTTACTCTGCCATTGAAATGGATGCTCTTAAAACCTcaatagggtcgcggggggtgctggagcatatcctagctgacttcgggccagaggcaaggGATACCCTGAACATTTGGGTCTTTTGGCGGTGCAAGTGGTTACCTCACTgtttttcacttaccttcagtcagccagtaagaggcattttccaatgtttttttggaCAAGGTCTTGAGTATTTCAGTTACACTTTTACTGGGAATTGTCACACTTATGGGGAATCATACATGTAAAAGAAAATAGCAACTGTTGACTTTATACCAAGATATAAAAGAGTAACTATTGGCATGTGTGCAGCACAACCGTTTCCTGTCCGACAGCAAAGATAAAGAACCTGAGGTCCTCTTTGTTGGTGACTTTCTGGTGCAGCTCATGCATCAGTTTGGTGTAAGAAAAATCGCATCGTAtcatttttctctatttcaaacttgTTCTTGTAAGGCTTAATTTTCTTCCACATTTGTCTCAGGTGTGGCGGCAACTCTTCTCTCCACTCCATGCCCTCAATTTCGGGGTGGGCAGCGACGCCACGCAGAATGTGCTCTGGAGACTGTCAAATGGTGAACTGGATCACATCAGCCCGAAGGTAATCTTTAGATTTAGTCCATTTTCAGTATAGCGACGCACTTACATCTCGCTTTTGTTGATCAGATTGTCGTTCTTTGGGTGGGGACCCAAAATCGAGGACATACTGCCAAGCAAATTAGCGGGGGAATCATGGAAATCGTCCAAGTGATCAAGAATAAGCTGCCCCATGCTCACACACTCGTACTCGTAAGTACTCTACACATCTTTTTACAATTTGAATCGTTCCTTATAAGTTCTGTAGTGAAAACTCACACCACTAAACAATTGAGAGATGTGGCTCCCAGTTGTTTAGTGGTGTGGTATTTTGCTAAGTTGTAAATCACCATTTTCTTGTCGTTAAGTATTGACAGCAGCATCAGCAGTATTTGCATGCTTTAAGAAACAAATTTCAATATGTTTTGCCTTATCAGTAAGTTTTTCACAGAATGTGCGGGTGTATCCATGAAGTTCCTCACCACTCTTCTTTGCAGGGACTCCTTCCGAGAGGTAAATCCCCCAACCCGCTGCGGGAGCGTAACACTGAGGTCAACCGGTTGGTGCGGGAAGCCGTCAGCGGCCTTCCTCACGCTTCCTTTCTCAACGTTGACCCGGGTTTCGTGCACTCCAACGGCAGCATCTCCCACCAGGATATGTACGACTACCTTCACCTGACCCCGCAGGCCTACCAGGTTGTGTGCGAGCCTTTACACGCTCACCTCAAGTCCATGCTAGAAAGGTCTGCTGAGAACTGACCAAAACACACCACTCACACCAGTCCTTCACACTCGGCTAGCTTAGTAAGAATGATGAATCGAATTGGTTACGATGTGTCCATGGATGAAATGCTCACTGTTACAGGTAGTGGGAACAAAACGCTTAGTTAAATAAATGTGACACACTAGAAAGAGAGGCTAAGCTCCCGCTTCAATTAAGCTTCCATTCCCATATTCACTCTCCATATATTATGCCATATATGAAGCCATCATTGTCCtttaaacccttttttttgcttcagcTATTGTATTTAAAAGCAACAGATGAGCCCATTCCATCACAAATGTGTATGTTGTATAAGTCTTACAATGCAAGACCCAGCTTGAATATAGCCATTCCAAGTACCATTCCATTGCTTCACATTTTGAGCAGTTCAAGATGAGAAAATGCATTAAAGAAAAGCAACAGTGCACTTTTAGTGTGTCGTGTATTTTTTGCGTGATTACTGTTATCTCCacttcattttaaatatttaaatcgCAAGAAACTAAATGCATCAATATCGTTATTTTATTCCAATATAACACTGCACAAGGATCCAACAATCTTACAAGTTTTATTGATTacgaaataaatacaaaaaaaaaaaatcagccaaaaaaaGAATTCAGACATCTTCCTCACAATTTGATCTCACAGGACATAAGTGCAATAGGTGATTGTTAGCAAGTGAAATAATCTAGGCACTTTAAAAGTGTTTCAgtgcaaaaacagcaaaaatcacaacacacagctattaaaaatgtacaattaagACAATCAGATTGTTTAAATCGGCAATCTGCATTTCCgccttttcaagcaaaaaaaaaaaaaaagattattgcttACCTTCTGTTCTGTACTTATTttttgtcagaatgcaaaactAGGGCTAATTACGCCCCATTCAGTGAAAGAAAACTGGTACAGACATGATGAAGACACTTACAATCACAAGGATTTTTTGGGAAGGGTAATGGAGGCCAGAAGCAGCACctgaaagatttaaaaaaaatgtttggatgaGTTTAAAGGAATTCATTTAATTGTATCATTATGATACTATTGAAAGGAATGTCATGCATTCATACTTACTAATAGACCTGGTCGTGGACATGCTGATATTAGTCACTCTGTTCGTAGCCTTACATGTGTAGTTGGAATTCAACAGCGGTATTTCAATGACATTGCTGGAAGCTATGTCCGATATCTCTATGTCATTTAGAAACCACTGGTACTCGCTTTCTGGTCGTGAATCAGCGACACACTCGATGGAAACTGTGAATAATACCGCAGACAAATCCGGCCCGTTGATAGTCACGCTGATTGGCCCATCTAGAAAAGCACAATGTCTATTTTAATTGAAACGACAAAACCTAATTGTTGATACCAGTCAATTTCCTCAGTACTTACAGTTAACCAGGAGCTCGTACCAGGGGCTCTTGTATTGACCAATCAAATTGCTGGCGACGCACATATACATTCCGTCGTGGTAGCGCTTCAATGGTGCGAAATGAAGCATATTCCCATGTATATAGTAATGAGAGTGATTGGTTGCAGACTCGTTTACTGTGAGAGCAACACCGTCCTTCTTCCACTGGATGGACGTGTAATGGCCGTCCACCTCACAGGTGAGCGTGAAGTTGTGTCCATCAATTGGAATAGTGTCGTTTTCCACTGTCACTGAATCAATGCCCTCTAAAAAtaagaacacatttaaaaactacATTAAATGTTGATTCCAGCTTCTGAGAACTAAATTGCTCTACTATAGATAGAAAGCATGTACACATCTAGGATTCTTACCAATGACCAGCAGCGTCAGGGAACTGCTGCTGTTCTTGCCTGTCACATGATTTTGGGCTTTGCAAGTGTAAGTTCCACTCATGTTTAGCATCACGGAGTCGATTAAAAACACTGAACTGTTAGCAACAAGGGTCATGTTGTGCCACCAACTCAGGTGGCTGTCAGGCTGTGACAGGGCAGAACAGGTGAAGTTTACTGATTGTCCCTTAGAAGCAATTGATGGACCGTAAACCATCGGTGTATCTGGTCCAACTGCAATGATAGAAAAACAGTTGGTACACAGTGAGAATAATTGGCAAGTGCCTTTCAAGATTTTCCACTAATATTCATTTCAAACTCACAGTTGACAATGAATAAGTGAGGAGGGCTTGAGATATTTTGAACGGAACTAAAAGCCCAGCAATGGTACTGTCCAGAATCATTCCGGTGCAGCTCAGTGAAGGTGACGGTCAGGTTATCCATGGACATCATGACCCTGTCATCTCCGACTAAAAGCTCTCCATTTTTCATCCATAACACTTGGTCAACAGGCCTGGACACGTTACAAATCATCGTGAAGTTATATCCTTCCACCGGAGGATGTTGGGGAATCTCAATGTGTACATATTTGATTTTCTCTGGGGTGAAAAAGAGAAATAGTCTGTTTTTTGAGGTGGAAGACGATCATATAAACTACCTTTTTTCACATGTAGGGACTAAAAGTAAAACATTGCCAGACTATTGAATACCCCAGTAAAATGTGAAGATGTTCACATGGTCTCACCGATAACAGTCAGTGTGGTATTGGCCGAGCTATTTTCACCCGTGATGTTGTTGCGTGCCTTGCAGGTGTATGTCCCGCTCATGTTTTGGCTAAGAGCAGCTGTTTGATACACTGAGGTGTTGGCTACAGGTGTGTCATTGAAAAGCCAAGTATACTGGCTGTGGGGGTAAGACATGGCACTGCAGTTGAGTTGGATGCTGGTTCCTTCCAGTGCTTCAAGAGGCAACGTCACATATGGCACTCCAGGTCCATCTAAAACATAAATCACAATTTGATTAATTAGAGTGTTGAtacacctgtctcaccatttgTCATAAAACAGAGTTGATAAACCAGACATTTATTTGGTAGTCTATCAAGACAGAGCATGGATAAATTAGCTCTATTTTAGTCTGTCCTTCTAcagcaagtttaaaaaaaggctcaCATATGACATTGAGGGTGTAATTTTCACTGGTCAAACTACTGAGAGGGTTGGAAGCTTCACATGAGTAAACTCCGTTGTCAGAGTGCATCAAAGGTTCAAAAGTGAGGGTAGCATTGTTCATGATAAGTCCCCTGGTTCCGTTTGTATACAGCAGAGCTCCATGGTGCCTCCAGGTGATGTACTCAACGCTTCCCTCAGTGTCGCAGGTAAGGTTAAACGTGCTGTTCAGGATAGGATGAACAGCTGGCTCCATTACATATGCCATAGTTACTGGTGCTGTAAACAAGTAAGGAGACCATCGGAAAGTAAATGTTAACATCCACAATGTTTTCATATTCCTTTTCATTTAGCCCTTTACAGTGGCTAGCTGTTTTATTATATTAGGGTATTCCAATACAGTGCTTCTTAGAAAATAATTCAAGTCTATCGGGTTGTAATCTGAGGAAGTACAGCCCAAAATAAAAAGTTCCTCCATTTACCAAAGACAGCAAGCATGTGATACATGCTGCTGTTTCTCCGAGTTATGTTGTTGAAGGCCTTGCAGGTGTACATGCCACTCATGTTCAATGTCAACGGTCCTGCCAGGTATTCTGCTGTGAAGGCCACCTCCATATCCATAAAGCTCCAGATGTATGTACTCGGAGGATTAGATCTGCTGGAACAATTGAGGAGCACTTGGCTTCCAGTCAGGGCCATAGGTGGTGCTGTGATAACAGGGGTCTCCGGGCCAACTTTGGAAACATGCAATACATGGGTTACATTAACTATAcagttatgtttatttatttttacgagATTACTCAGTTCAACAACTTTAATGTTCCTCTCTTATGTCTCTTCTGTGGAATAGCTTTTGAGCCTTTATCTGGTATCTACCATACTAAAAATAAGTATGCTAGTATGATATCTCTCTTGTTTGGCAATGTTCGAAACCAAATGAGTTCCAATAGAATAGTCACGCTATCATTGATTTCAAACTAAAACACACTTCTCATCTGTGCATTTTAAGTGTCACCTGCTTTAACTTACAGAAAACTTCCAGAGTGTATGTACTACTGGTCATGTTGCTCACAGCATTGGAAGCCCGGCACATATACTGGCCAACATCGTCGAGATGTGCGGGGTGGAATGTTAGTGTCTGGTTTCCCGCATCAAAGATTGTCCTGTTGTCAGCAGACACCGGGACATTGTTCATCCACCACTCTATGGTTTCTGCTTCTCCGGTCACATGGCACTTAAGGGTGAAGGGCTCATCAGCCACGGCATATCTGCCCATGTCATTCACCATCACGGCTGATATTGGCGCTGCGGGATAGattgtttattgcaaaacatTGCCGCAAAGATATTTTACATCATTAGTTTCGTTCTCGAAAAGTATAGGTGCTACCTCTTCCCTAGCATGAAACTAAGCCTGTGTAAGCCCATATGAAACCATCAAGTTTGTTTTGGATAAAAGCATTACGAGGCGGGTTGTGCAGGCACTCCCGTCAAACTGACGAGACATTTGAGATCTATTTTCTCCATAACCTTACCCATGATTCGGATTATTTTTCTGGCACTGCTTAACCTAGATGTCACAGAGTTGTACAGGAGACATTGGTACTCTCCTGAGTCGCTCTCTGCGACCAATGTCAGGCTAAGCTGTTCCCCAGTGTGGTCGAGATTCATCCCATCCACCATCCATTGGATTGTTGACATGGGCTTGGACTCAGCTGAGCACAACAGGGTTATGTTTGAGCCTGTTGTGTGGGTTTCCAGCATGGGAATAACTGATACAGCAGCATTTGTGGGTCCATCTGGAGACATGAGAGAAATGGTCACAATGCAAATCACTAACTATGATAGTCCGAAAATTACCACAAAAATATTTGCCTTAGATGGCTGGCTCAAGATGGCAGCAAAGCTCTCTTTCCATTCTCTTTGCTGCACTAATGAGAAGACAATTCTTTTGCAAGAGAATACTAACCCTAACTTGTCAATGCTTGCATGTCAAAGTAGGTTTTGATAGATTTAGGATAGTTTTTCTCTGTCAATCCCTTATTTCTTAGGAAATCTTCAATTGCCTTGATAAAGCGGTGATTACAGCCTGTGCTAGGAGAATACTTTAAACTCACAGCTGATGTTGAATTGTACAGATGGGCTTATTTCTTGGTTGATGCCATTGGTCACGTTACACCTGAACGGGCCCTCGTCATAGCGAGTCACTTTCATGATGATGAGCTGGGAGGAGTCAGCGCTAAGCTCGACGTATTCGCCGAACATCACCTCTGCTGTTTTGTTAAGCCACGTGTAATGCAGGGAAGTCCCTGTTTCTGCTGCGCAGGTGAGCACCACGGAGTCATTAAATTCCACCAAGTTAGTACCGTTTACGGTCAAGACCACATTTGAAATGGGCTCTGTAGAGAAAAGAcgaaaaacaatgttatttctttAAATAACGGAAACAAGGATGAAATTTGTTTGAAGTTCCAACTTAGAATGTAAAGAGTACTCAGTATTAAAGTACAGACATCACTATTTTAGAAAAAGATAAATACTGAATTGACTCATTTAAGTGAAGTCCATATTTGTCAGACCattccagtttgttttttttggtgcaagAACTATgatgaaataatgtttttcacACGACTGTGGTGAGCCTTTTTATCGTAACCCTAAAGACCAGAGAACACTTTGCATAGAACCACATATTTGAGGAGATGATTTTGGCACATGCAGATGAAGAAATACCCTCGGAATGAGTTTTTCCACATGGCTTCAAACACACTAGAAATCACTCGATATCAGGCTAGAAAAATTAATGGCAATCTCCAGTCGAAGTAAAAATCAAATTGTTTGATTCACTGCAAATAAAGACTAGTGTTGTTTACATGCCTGCCAAATTTGCAAAAAGTGATAATCAAACAAGGCTTTAAAAGAAACAGTGCCAACTATCCATCACAATAGCATTGATGCTATTGTGATGGAAATGATCAATATTGAAAGATTTTGTTTTACAATTCCATGTATATTATCTGAAAGTCTCATGGCCCATTTGAAATTGCAATTTACATCTGTAGTACAATGTATAGGAGGGCGAATAATATTAACAGATAACTAAACTCATCACACATCACGGAAATCTCTATTTTCTATGGCGTATCCTGTTCAAGGTTGCTTAGAACCTGGAGCCCAAGTTGTGCTCGATAAATTCGTCCATCCCACTAACCAACCTACCAACCAAGCAAAACAATCCATTCAAGAAggcctgaatgttttttttttcctgttaactTAATAACTTGGTTAACTACATCCTAAATTGGTCACTCGTCAACAAGGTCAATTCCGTCCAGGCAGATAATCACTGAGCCATTAAACTATTATTCAATTTATCTTACCTTGAACTGACAGTTCTAACTGGGAAGCGGTTGAATTTATATCCTGGAGCGCATACGTCCCAGAATTTTCCAGTTTGGCCGAAATCACAGTCAACGATGAGGTGCTGGTATTGAACACCACCATGTCTGTAAAGCCATCAGTAATGACTATTCTTTCAGGGAAAATAAAGGCCacaatgttgttgttaaaaATCCACACTCCTGTATTGACTGGGTGGTCGCTGTAAAGAGTGACATTCTTCCCAACGGGTACTGGGTTCTGCGAAGCAGTTATGCCCTGAGCACGTACATGATCTGCAGACAGAGAACAGTCAGTCTTCAGGACAGCTTCAAATACTTGGAATTAAGGAACATGTACAAGTCTTACCTGTTGTGTAGGATAACACCGATATGATGACAATATACAGTAATGGAGCTTTCATGGTGTGATCTCTTGGCTCGTCTGAGCTAAACCTCTACAAATGTGAAAAAGAAGACGGCTTACACTTGCGTTCTTGATGGCAAATATTTGCTGTGCGCAACTTTCTGTTGATGCAAATGCTCAGCACTGCCACCACAAAACCACCACGCCCTATTTTGCCCTGATCCTGCAGCAGCTGCGCCACGGGAGTGTCCATTTACTGTAAACTTTTCTACCTGTCCTACAACTTTCCATCCTGTACTTGTGGGAAGAGGAGAAAACTCTTGACACTTTCTACTCAACTTAAGATTAGGACCTTTGAGCTTTGGCAACATTCCTTCAGTTAGTGAATAAGCATCAAGTGGTTTGCTGTGTAACAAATCATGGTGTTTGAAGCCAATTGATGTTCGGAAAACTACAAGTATGCTTTgctaacattgatttttttagtgtttactaatgaaaaaaaaaatcggaaaacCGGTTGGTGAAAGTATGGTTAATAAAAGTTGTATACATTTTGCTCTTGAGGATCTTTGGGagacatttaataaaaatatgaataatcttGCCCTGTTTTGCGGCTTtgattcaaagtaaaaaaaaatgaagagttaCTGCATCTTATTCTTTTtgattacaaatgttttttccgCTTTGCGGCATTTGATACCGAAATGAAACCACCTTGGTCCACCCTCACCTGTTTGCCATGTTTGTGGTTGCGACAGTGACTTTATGTACACTTTCAAAAGCGTGTCTACCAGGTAAACCTTGCATCAACGGGACCATGTGACATGGCAAGAAGGAAAACATAATACTACATTTGTTAAACATTATGAAAAATTGAATTATATCTTGTACTTTCCATAGGGTTTTTTATTTTGAGggttacaaacaaaaaaaaatgaaggctgCAAGAGCCACCATTATTTACCTTTCTTCTACTTTTAACCACATTGCAACTAAAGCAAAAGTGTATGTATGTCAAGAAAAAACTTACAATTTTCAGACTACAAGTCATATCAGGCAGAAAAATTCACCACGAGGTAAATAAGACAAGTAGTCGTTGTTTTAAGACAACACTGAATTGTCTTTGCTGGCCATTTGACACCCCTGGGACAAATTCTCTTTTAAGTGTCTCAACCAAATTTGGGAGCAAAATCAAGGCAGGTGATTCAAGGTATGATTACGATATGTTTGTTGTGACGTTTTCAGTTTTAGGAAAGTGCACCTCAATTTAGAAATGACTGTACTATATTGGCTTAGGAGTCCCTAAAGTGACTGCTAAGTGTATAGTCGTGGAAAGCTTTAACATTAGAAACAATGCTTTCTTATAATTAAGTATTACAttgtataacatttttttaccatgtTTCAAAGTTGACAAGTGTGACTCTAGCGAGGGCAGACAAATTATTGTGTAACTGGATAGGGATTCTAttgtttataatgacaatatgaaaacaatgtaccCAGAATTATTTCTAAATAAAGAATTAAATGGCATCAAAAGATTAAGTCAAAAGGACAAGTGACGCATGATGCTAACTAGTCAGATCCTATGTCAATATTAGCACTCAGCTTTTCACTAGATACTAGTTCACTTTACAACAAATGGAAATTAAATCCTTTGTTGTACTATCactgcaatgtattttttttcaatttatgtatCACAATCATTTATTTAGTTATCATTAAAATACTAAAACATATTTACTAAGCATTTAAAGTGGTACTACCTGTAAAAGTGTCTAGTTATAATTTCCTATAACCCAATAAGCTAGACTGTACGTGTTTAAAATGCACAacttaaaatgaaacaaaaacatttgataaTATTTTAAGGATGTTTTATCTAA includes:
- the LOC144199879 gene encoding sialoadhesin-like — its product is MRFSSDEPRDHTMKAPLLYIVIISVLSYTTDHVRAQGITASQNPVPVGKNVTLYSDHPVNTGVWIFNNNIVAFIFPERIVITDGFTDMVVFNTSTSSLTVISAKLENSGTYALQDINSTASQLELSVQEPISNVVLTVNGTNLVEFNDSVVLTCAAETGTSLHYTWLNKTAEVMFGEYVELSADSSQLIIMKVTRYDEGPFRCNVTNGINQEISPSVQFNISYGPTNAAVSVIPMLETHTTGSNITLLCSAESKPMSTIQWMVDGMNLDHTGEQLSLTLVAESDSGEYQCLLYNSVTSRLSSARKIIRIMAPISAVMVNDMGRYAVADEPFTLKCHVTGEAETIEWWMNNVPVSADNRTIFDAGNQTLTFHPAHLDDVGQYMCRASNAVSNMTSSTYTLEVFFGPETPVITAPPMALTGSQVLLNCSSRSNPPSTYIWSFMDMEVAFTAEYLAGPLTLNMSGMYTCKAFNNITRRNSSMYHMLAVFAPVTMAYVMEPAVHPILNSTFNLTCDTEGSVEYITWRHHGALLYTNGTRGLIMNNATLTFEPLMHSDNGVYSCEASNPLSSLTSENYTLNVIYGPGVPYVTLPLEALEGTSIQLNCSAMSYPHSQYTWLFNDTPVANTSVYQTAALSQNMSGTYTCKARNNITGENSSANTTLTVIEKIKYVHIEIPQHPPVEGYNFTMICNVSRPVDQVLWMKNGELLVGDDRVMMSMDNLTVTFTELHRNDSGQYHCWAFSSVQNISSPPHLFIVNFGPDTPMVYGPSIASKGQSVNFTCSALSQPDSHLSWWHNMTLVANSSVFLIDSVMLNMSGTYTCKAQNHVTGKNSSSSLTLLVIEGIDSVTVENDTIPIDGHNFTLTCEVDGHYTSIQWKKDGVALTVNESATNHSHYYIHGNMLHFAPLKRYHDGMYMCVASNLIGQYKSPWYELLVNYGPISVTINGPDLSAVLFTVSIECVADSRPESEYQWFLNDIEISDIASSNVIEIPLLNSNYTCKATNRVTNISMSTTRSISAASGLHYPSQKILVIVSVFIMSVPVFFH
- the pafah1b3 gene encoding platelet-activating factor acetylhydrolase IB subunit gamma; translation: MSADERNPAATPTACEDTQGDGRWMSMHNRFLSDSKDKEPEVLFVGDFLVQLMHQFGVWRQLFSPLHALNFGVGSDATQNVLWRLSNGELDHISPKIVVLWVGTQNRGHTAKQISGGIMEIVQVIKNKLPHAHTLVLGLLPRGKSPNPLRERNTEVNRLVREAVSGLPHASFLNVDPGFVHSNGSISHQDMYDYLHLTPQAYQVVCEPLHAHLKSMLERSAEN